In the Micromonospora narathiwatensis genome, one interval contains:
- a CDS encoding phosphocholine cytidylyltransferase family protein produces the protein MIGMVLAAGAGRRLRPYTDTLPKALIPVDGEITILDIALRNLAEVGLTEVVIVVGYAADAVRQRQAALEQKYGVTITLVHNDRAEEWNNAYSLWLAREHFSRGVLLVNGDTVHPVSVEKTLLAERGPGILLAIDNIKPLAEEEMKATFDAGGQLTRITKLMDPGEAYGEYIGATLIEPQVADALADALEATWRRDPNLYYEDGYQEFADRGGEVRAAPIGDVSWVEVDNHADLARAREIACRY, from the coding sequence ATGATCGGTATGGTGCTCGCCGCCGGCGCGGGACGGCGGCTGCGCCCGTACACCGACACGCTGCCGAAGGCCCTGATACCGGTCGACGGGGAAATCACCATCCTCGACATCGCGCTGCGCAACCTCGCCGAGGTCGGGCTGACCGAGGTCGTCATCGTGGTCGGCTACGCCGCGGACGCGGTCCGGCAGCGCCAGGCGGCGCTGGAGCAGAAGTACGGCGTCACGATCACGCTGGTGCACAACGACCGGGCCGAGGAGTGGAACAACGCGTACTCGCTCTGGCTGGCCCGGGAGCACTTCTCCCGGGGCGTGCTGCTGGTCAACGGCGACACCGTGCACCCGGTGAGCGTGGAGAAGACCCTGCTGGCCGAGCGCGGCCCGGGCATCCTGCTGGCCATCGACAACATCAAGCCGCTGGCCGAGGAGGAGATGAAGGCCACCTTCGACGCCGGCGGCCAGCTCACCCGGATCACCAAGCTGATGGACCCGGGCGAGGCGTACGGGGAGTACATCGGCGCGACGCTGATCGAGCCGCAGGTGGCCGACGCGCTCGCCGACGCCCTGGAGGCGACCTGGCGGCGGGACCCGAACCTCTACTACGAGGACGGCTACCAGGAGTTCGCCGACCGGGGCGGCGAGGTGCGGGCGGCACCGATCGGCGACGTCTCCTGGGTGGAGGTCGACAACCACGCCGACCTGGCCCGGGCTCGGGAGATCGCGTGCCGCTACTAG
- a CDS encoding CDP-alcohol phosphatidyltransferase family protein translates to MNFAITVADATRPTVADFHARNRGGGLFSESVSQWVGAAIAVAAHRLGLRPTTLTLSNLVLGLATSATVVLLAGPVADGTVPAWVVGLLALFGWQIAYALDCADGQLARVTGQGSSAGARVDVLCDVAAQIALVTALGATTLAQRPSTPIWLVAVFAGTWMVNLVTSVMQAGPNAASMVASTSLPVRLVKLVRDYGAVIFLAGLVLAIAPALTIWVIVAFTIINGGFLLASIAFSARASLH, encoded by the coding sequence ATGAACTTTGCGATCACCGTGGCTGACGCGACCCGCCCCACGGTCGCCGACTTCCACGCCAGGAACCGCGGCGGCGGGCTCTTCAGCGAGTCGGTGAGCCAGTGGGTGGGTGCGGCGATCGCGGTCGCCGCGCACCGGCTGGGCCTGCGGCCGACCACGCTGACCCTGTCGAACCTCGTGCTGGGCCTGGCCACGTCGGCGACCGTGGTGCTGCTCGCCGGCCCGGTCGCCGACGGCACCGTCCCGGCCTGGGTCGTCGGGCTGCTCGCCCTGTTCGGCTGGCAGATCGCGTACGCGCTGGACTGCGCGGACGGGCAGCTCGCCCGGGTCACCGGTCAGGGCAGCTCGGCCGGTGCCCGGGTCGACGTGCTGTGCGACGTGGCCGCCCAGATCGCGCTGGTCACCGCCCTCGGGGCGACCACGCTGGCGCAGCGGCCGTCGACGCCGATCTGGCTGGTGGCGGTCTTCGCGGGCACCTGGATGGTCAACCTGGTCACCTCGGTGATGCAGGCCGGCCCGAACGCGGCCAGCATGGTCGCCTCGACCTCGCTCCCCGTACGCCTGGTGAAGCTGGTCCGCGACTACGGTGCGGTGATCTTCCTGGCCGGGCTGGTGCTGGCCATCGCCCCGGCGCTGACGATCTGGGTGATCGTCGCCTTCACGATCATCAACGGCGGTTTCCTGCTCGCCAGCATCGCCTTCTCCGCCCGCGCGTCCCTCCACTGA
- a CDS encoding iron-containing alcohol dehydrogenase family protein has protein sequence MPLLARTILTPLHIDVRRGAVADLATILVDGRISAGGDVAVVVGPGQGAQIAELIRPSLRSADVFTVVGGTLDAADDLGAKLRTRSYDAVVGIGGGKTIDVAKYAATRRGLPMVTVATALANDGIASPVASLVNEGLKGSYGVHIPIAVIVDLDFVEAGPERHNRAGVGDVVSNISALADWELARQVRGEPVDGLAASLARMGAEAVLAHPGDMGDDAFVTVLAEALISTGLAMAVCGTSRPASGGCHEIMHAIDALYPDTASHGELAGLGALFCTFLRGDRRRFVEMSACLARHGLPRLPADVGLTDEQFVEAVRFAPATRPDRYTILEHLAMSTDETRRRLGDYADELCDHRG, from the coding sequence GTGCCGCTACTAGCCCGGACGATCCTCACCCCGCTGCACATCGACGTACGGCGGGGCGCGGTGGCCGACCTCGCCACGATCCTCGTCGACGGGCGGATCTCCGCCGGGGGTGACGTGGCGGTGGTGGTCGGGCCGGGTCAGGGTGCCCAGATCGCCGAGCTGATCCGCCCGTCGCTGCGTTCGGCGGACGTGTTCACCGTGGTCGGTGGCACCCTGGACGCCGCCGACGATCTCGGCGCCAAGCTGCGCACCCGCTCGTACGACGCGGTGGTCGGCATCGGCGGCGGCAAGACCATCGACGTGGCGAAGTACGCCGCCACCCGGCGCGGCCTGCCCATGGTCACCGTGGCCACCGCCCTGGCCAACGACGGCATCGCCTCCCCGGTGGCCAGCCTGGTCAACGAGGGGCTGAAGGGCTCGTACGGGGTGCACATCCCGATCGCGGTGATCGTCGACCTGGACTTCGTGGAGGCCGGCCCGGAGCGGCACAACCGCGCCGGCGTCGGGGACGTGGTGAGCAACATCAGCGCGCTGGCCGACTGGGAGCTGGCCCGGCAGGTCCGCGGCGAGCCGGTCGACGGGCTGGCCGCCTCACTGGCCCGGATGGGCGCCGAGGCGGTGCTCGCCCACCCGGGCGACATGGGCGACGACGCGTTCGTCACGGTGCTGGCCGAGGCGCTGATCTCCACCGGCCTGGCGATGGCGGTCTGTGGCACCAGCCGCCCGGCCAGCGGCGGCTGCCACGAGATCATGCACGCGATCGACGCGCTCTACCCGGACACCGCCTCGCACGGCGAACTGGCCGGGTTGGGCGCGCTCTTCTGCACCTTCCTCCGCGGCGACCGGCGGCGGTTCGTCGAGATGTCGGCCTGCCTGGCGCGGCACGGTCTGCCCCGGCTCCCGGCCGACGTGGGGCTGACCGACGAACAGTTCGTCGAGGCGGTGCGGTTCGCGCCCGCCACCCGCCCGGACCGCTACACCATCCTCGAACACCTCGCGATGTCGACCGACGAGACGCGTCGGCGGCTGGGAGATTACGCCGATGAACTTTGCGATCACCGTGGCTGA
- a CDS encoding glycosyltransferase yields the protein MRIVVAHNRYREAQPSGENTIVDAEIAQLTAAGVEVLPFIRSSDEIPSMSRPAKALLPISPIWAPKAQHDLDRLLVEHRPDVLHLHNPYPLLSPWVVRTAHRRGVPVVQTVHNYRQVCSSGLYFRDGVICQDCRGRALGVPAIVHRCYRGSRAQSALMATTLAVHRPTWRSVDRFIALTTAVADHLRDYGIPDERIVVKPNAVPDPGTPAPSGDGFLFLGRLSPEKGLDLLLEAWRRHPDGALGPLRIAGDGELRPLVESAAAERADLTFLGPLDRAGVRATLTESAVVLATSTWHDVLPTVIIEALASGRPVLGTALGGIPYLVGADTPREPAGTGPAEVASAPAGSVGPAMPAGIERGEAGWVVAPEPAALAAALPVARAGAAALAPAARARYERIFHPDVVTKRLIDIYADVAATAPAP from the coding sequence GTGAGAATCGTGGTGGCGCACAACCGGTACCGGGAAGCTCAGCCCTCCGGCGAGAACACCATCGTCGACGCGGAGATCGCCCAGCTCACCGCGGCCGGGGTGGAGGTGCTGCCGTTCATCCGCAGCTCCGACGAGATCCCCTCGATGTCCCGGCCCGCCAAGGCGCTGCTGCCGATCTCGCCGATCTGGGCGCCGAAGGCCCAGCACGACCTGGACCGTCTGCTCGTCGAGCACCGTCCCGACGTGCTGCACCTGCACAACCCGTACCCCCTGCTGTCGCCCTGGGTGGTCCGGACCGCGCACCGGCGCGGCGTGCCGGTGGTGCAGACGGTGCACAACTACCGGCAGGTCTGCTCGTCCGGTCTCTACTTCCGCGACGGCGTGATCTGCCAGGACTGCCGGGGCCGGGCGCTGGGCGTGCCGGCGATCGTGCACCGCTGCTACCGGGGCTCCCGGGCGCAGAGCGCGCTGATGGCGACCACGCTCGCCGTGCACCGGCCGACCTGGCGGTCGGTGGACCGGTTCATCGCGCTCACCACCGCGGTCGCCGACCACCTCCGCGACTACGGCATCCCGGACGAGCGGATCGTGGTCAAGCCCAACGCCGTCCCCGATCCGGGCACCCCGGCGCCGTCCGGCGACGGTTTCCTCTTCCTCGGCCGGCTCTCTCCCGAGAAGGGGCTGGACCTGCTGCTGGAGGCGTGGCGGCGGCACCCGGACGGCGCGCTCGGCCCGCTGCGGATCGCCGGCGACGGGGAGCTGCGCCCGCTGGTCGAGTCGGCCGCCGCCGAGCGCGCCGACCTCACCTTCCTCGGCCCGCTCGACCGGGCCGGGGTACGCGCCACGCTCACGGAGAGCGCGGTGGTGCTGGCGACCTCCACCTGGCACGACGTGCTGCCGACCGTGATCATCGAGGCGCTGGCCAGCGGCCGGCCGGTGCTCGGCACGGCGCTCGGTGGCATCCCGTACCTGGTCGGCGCGGACACCCCCCGGGAGCCCGCCGGCACCGGCCCGGCCGAGGTGGCGTCGGCGCCCGCCGGGTCCGTGGGGCCGGCGATGCCCGCCGGCATCGAGCGGGGCGAGGCCGGCTGGGTGGTGGCCCCGGAGCCGGCCGCGCTGGCCGCCGCGCTGCCGGTGGCCCGGGCCGGGGCGGCGGCGCTCGCCCCGGCGGCCCGGGCCCGCTATGAGCGCATCTTCCACCCCGACGTGGTCACCAAGCGCCTCATCGACATCTACGCCGACGTCGCGGCCACCGCGCCCGCGCCATGA